In the genome of Bubalus kerabau isolate K-KA32 ecotype Philippines breed swamp buffalo chromosome 8, PCC_UOA_SB_1v2, whole genome shotgun sequence, one region contains:
- the HUS1 gene encoding checkpoint protein HUS1 isoform X2 — protein MIAKLAKTCTLRISPDKLNFILSDRVANGGVSMWCELEQENFFSEFQMEGVSAENNEIYLELTSENLSRALKTAQNARALKIKLTNKHFPCLTVSIELLSVSSSSRVVTHDIPVKVIPRKLWKDLQEPTVPDADVSIYLPVLKTMKSVVEKMKNISNHLIIEANLNGELNLKIETELVCVTTHFKDLGNPPLASENASQDRNLEQMAEVHIDIRKLLQFLAGQQVNPTKATCNIVKNKIVHFDLLHEDVSLQYFIPALS, from the exons ATGATAGCCAAGCTTGCCAAAACCTGCACTCTGCGCATCAGCCCggataaattgaacttcatccTCTCTGACAGAGTGGCCAATGGAGGGGTGAGCATGTGGTGTGAGCTGGAACAG GAGAACTTCTTCAGCGAATTTCAAATGGAAGGTGTCTCCGCAGAAAACAATGAGATTTATTTAGAGCTCACATCGGAAAATTTATCTCGAGCCTTGAAAACTGCCCAGAATGCCAGAGCTTTGAAAATTAAGCTGACTAATAAACACTTCCCCTGCCTTACAGTTTCCATAGAGCTG TTATCCGTGTCAAGCAGTAGTCGTGTTGTGACACATGACATCCCTGTGAAAGTTATTCCTAGAAAACTATGGAAGGACTTACAAGAGCCGACGGTCCCAGATGCTGAC GTTAGTATTTATTTACCAGTCCTGAAGACTATGAAGAGCGTTGTGGAGAAGATGAAAAACATCAGCAATCACCTT ATTATTGAAGCAAACCTAAATGGAGAATTGAACTTGAAAATAGAAACTGAGCTAGTGTGTGTTACAACTCACTTTAAAGATCTTGGAAATCCTCCATTAG CTTCTGAAAATGCTTCTCAAGATAGAAACTTGGAACAAATGGCTGAAGTGCACATAGACATTAGGAAGCTCCTGCAGTTCCTTGCTGGACAACAAGTAAATCCTACAAAGGCCACTTGCA ATATTGTGAAGAACAAGATTGTTCACTTTGACCTGCTCCATGAAGACGTTTCCCTGCAGTATTTCATCCCAGCGTTGTCATAG
- the HUS1 gene encoding checkpoint protein HUS1 isoform X1 → MKFRAKIVDTACLNHFTRVSNMIAKLAKTCTLRISPDKLNFILSDRVANGGVSMWCELEQENFFSEFQMEGVSAENNEIYLELTSENLSRALKTAQNARALKIKLTNKHFPCLTVSIELLSVSSSSRVVTHDIPVKVIPRKLWKDLQEPTVPDADVSIYLPVLKTMKSVVEKMKNISNHLIIEANLNGELNLKIETELVCVTTHFKDLGNPPLASENASQDRNLEQMAEVHIDIRKLLQFLAGQQVNPTKATCNIVKNKIVHFDLLHEDVSLQYFIPALS, encoded by the exons ATGAAGTTTCGGGCCAAGATCGTGGATACCGCCTGTCTAAACCACTTCACGC GAGTTAGTAACATGATAGCCAAGCTTGCCAAAACCTGCACTCTGCGCATCAGCCCggataaattgaacttcatccTCTCTGACAGAGTGGCCAATGGAGGGGTGAGCATGTGGTGTGAGCTGGAACAG GAGAACTTCTTCAGCGAATTTCAAATGGAAGGTGTCTCCGCAGAAAACAATGAGATTTATTTAGAGCTCACATCGGAAAATTTATCTCGAGCCTTGAAAACTGCCCAGAATGCCAGAGCTTTGAAAATTAAGCTGACTAATAAACACTTCCCCTGCCTTACAGTTTCCATAGAGCTG TTATCCGTGTCAAGCAGTAGTCGTGTTGTGACACATGACATCCCTGTGAAAGTTATTCCTAGAAAACTATGGAAGGACTTACAAGAGCCGACGGTCCCAGATGCTGAC GTTAGTATTTATTTACCAGTCCTGAAGACTATGAAGAGCGTTGTGGAGAAGATGAAAAACATCAGCAATCACCTT ATTATTGAAGCAAACCTAAATGGAGAATTGAACTTGAAAATAGAAACTGAGCTAGTGTGTGTTACAACTCACTTTAAAGATCTTGGAAATCCTCCATTAG CTTCTGAAAATGCTTCTCAAGATAGAAACTTGGAACAAATGGCTGAAGTGCACATAGACATTAGGAAGCTCCTGCAGTTCCTTGCTGGACAACAAGTAAATCCTACAAAGGCCACTTGCA ATATTGTGAAGAACAAGATTGTTCACTTTGACCTGCTCCATGAAGACGTTTCCCTGCAGTATTTCATCCCAGCGTTGTCATAG